In the [Clostridium] colinum genome, one interval contains:
- a CDS encoding phage minor capsid protein — MNNLFDENFFEDLPKNIDDNMNYINNFVIEVICKRLYEIGNLQSSYDISQLKNAIEYAGLDLKVIEEKISKITNQNLEEIDKIFEETAENNINFANIYYKYRGLKELKSYKDNKKLVKLVEAIKNQTKKDYKNISKTRGFLTGGKYKNTRQQYISIIDKGITAVTTGVMDYNTAIRNAVIDMVNSGVRTVDFESGYSRRMDSQVRMNILEGMRRLNMEMLDITSKEFGADGYEITAHSLCAPDHQLIQGRQYSKKEYEELNSSLKRPIGTLNCRHIAIPIILGVSSPTYSNKELDKIIDKSNQEVIYDDKVYTRYEASQRQRVLETKIRKEKEKLQAFEILKDDIQIKKSKNKVKELTNLYKDFSKEVGLSIYPEKLRI; from the coding sequence ATGAATAATTTGTTCGATGAAAACTTTTTTGAAGATTTGCCTAAAAATATTGATGATAATATGAATTATATTAATAACTTTGTGATAGAAGTTATTTGTAAAAGATTGTATGAAATAGGAAATTTACAATCTAGCTATGATATATCACAATTAAAAAATGCTATTGAATATGCTGGACTTGACCTTAAAGTTATAGAAGAAAAAATATCTAAAATAACTAACCAAAATCTTGAAGAAATAGACAAGATTTTTGAAGAAACAGCTGAAAACAATATAAATTTTGCTAATATATATTATAAATACAGAGGTTTAAAAGAATTAAAAAGTTATAAAGATAACAAAAAACTTGTTAAATTGGTTGAAGCTATTAAAAATCAAACTAAAAAAGACTATAAAAATATAAGTAAAACAAGAGGTTTTTTGACTGGTGGTAAATATAAAAATACTAGGCAACAGTATATATCTATTATTGATAAAGGTATAACAGCAGTTACAACAGGAGTTATGGATTATAATACAGCAATTAGAAATGCGGTTATTGATATGGTAAATAGTGGCGTAAGAACAGTTGATTTTGAAAGCGGTTATTCAAGACGAATGGATAGTCAAGTTCGTATGAATATTTTAGAGGGAATGCGTCGTTTAAATATGGAAATGTTAGATATTACAAGCAAAGAATTTGGAGCAGATGGTTATGAGATAACGGCTCATAGTTTATGCGCGCCCGACCACCAACTTATACAAGGGCGACAATATTCTAAAAAAGAATATGAAGAGCTTAATTCTAGTTTGAAAAGACCTATCGGAACGCTTAATTGTAGGCATATTGCTATTCCGATTATATTAGGGGTATCTAGCCCTACATATTCTAATAAAGAGCTTGACAAGATTATAGATAAATCTAATCAAGAGGTAATATATGATGATAAAGTTTATACTAGATATGAGGCAAGCCAAAGACAACGAGTGCTTGAGACTAAAATTAGAAAAGAAAAAGAAAAGTTACAAGCCTTTGAAATTTTGAAAGATGATATTCAAATTAAGAAAAGTAAAAACAAGGTAAAAGAACTAACTAATTTGTATAAAGATTTTAGCAAAGAGGTTGGTCTTTCAATATATCCAGAAAAATTAAGGATTTAA
- a CDS encoding phage portal protein — protein sequence MNIFKNLFIKIGSLMGLELQQKDLTTKTEEYPITRTISNKLSTLTLMDSDISIVGVNKRATYLQEILQSYIYERIEVACEIALLTGDCLLKPYTDGNNIGIDIIKNNDFVVCESIGNFIKSIIIKCDEVKKGLNTYTRYEVQTLKQVEGVSYLVIKQLAFNNETQVPLSIIDAWANIKEEQIIPNVNQLLIGKIKSPTVNVEGVNSVNGVSVTNSLDKAIKYVIDSYNRFNQEFEDKETMIFANKTLFKKNEQDGSVSLPKGKNRLFYWLKGTGENNLIDTFSPDIRVDALERGLELNLKMLEMLCGLSAGILTAPHTNFATATEMRASLQSTFAFMTRFRHNIELGIQQLFYGINILVNVNNIAPTGEFEITFDWSSSYIEQLTEQFNRLMQGETIGVVKPEEVRAFIFDEDIETAKQNIYEIKASEPQAIDDM from the coding sequence GTGAACATATTTAAAAATTTATTTATCAAAATTGGTTCATTAATGGGTTTGGAGCTTCAACAAAAAGATTTAACAACAAAAACTGAAGAATACCCTATTACAAGGACTATATCTAATAAATTATCTACTTTAACATTAATGGATAGTGATATATCTATTGTTGGCGTAAATAAAAGAGCTACATATTTGCAAGAAATATTACAGTCGTATATTTATGAACGTATAGAAGTAGCTTGTGAGATAGCTTTACTTACTGGAGATTGTCTTTTAAAGCCTTATACAGACGGTAATAACATTGGTATTGATATTATAAAGAATAATGATTTTGTTGTTTGTGAAAGCATAGGTAATTTTATTAAATCGATAATAATTAAATGTGATGAGGTTAAAAAAGGGCTTAATACTTATACACGATATGAGGTACAAACTTTAAAACAAGTTGAAGGGGTTAGTTATTTAGTTATCAAGCAACTAGCTTTCAATAATGAAACTCAAGTACCTTTATCGATAATTGATGCTTGGGCAAATATAAAAGAAGAGCAGATAATACCTAATGTAAATCAATTACTTATAGGTAAAATTAAAAGCCCTACTGTTAATGTTGAGGGCGTTAACAGTGTAAATGGTGTTAGTGTTACAAACAGTTTAGATAAAGCTATCAAGTATGTTATAGATAGCTACAATAGGTTTAATCAAGAATTTGAAGACAAAGAAACAATGATATTCGCTAACAAAACATTATTCAAAAAAAATGAACAAGACGGAAGTGTATCATTGCCTAAAGGTAAAAATAGATTATTTTATTGGTTAAAAGGAACAGGAGAAAATAATTTAATAGACACTTTTAGTCCAGATATTAGAGTTGATGCTTTAGAAAGAGGTTTAGAGCTTAATCTTAAAATGCTAGAAATGTTATGTGGGTTAAGTGCTGGTATTTTAACAGCTCCACATACTAATTTTGCCACGGCAACAGAAATGCGTGCTAGTTTGCAAAGTACTTTTGCTTTTATGACTAGATTTAGACATAATATAGAACTTGGTATTCAACAGTTATTTTATGGAATTAATATTCTTGTGAATGTTAATAATATTGCTCCAACAGGCGAATTTGAAATTACATTTGATTGGAGTTCAAGTTACATAGAACAACTTACAGAACAATTTAACAGGCTTATGCAAGGCGAAACTATTGGTGTAGTTAAACCAGAAGAAGTAAGAGCTTTTATTTTTGATGAAGATATAGAAACAGCTAAACAGAATATTTATGAGATAAAAGCTAGTGAACCTCAAGCAATTGATGATATGTAG
- a CDS encoding PBSX family phage terminase large subunit encodes MISNKQLEILKFPYEEEYDSIICSGAIRSGKTSWLVVAFIDWAMSNYNNKLFGICGKTVDSAIKNIIVPYLSLYYAKQKYGLKWRKSDKLLTITKGNITNTFEVFGGKDESSFALIQGRTLAGVFLDEVVLQPQSFVNQALSRCSVDGARYWFSCNPDSPNHWFYNEWIKKAKERNSKYLHFTLDDNPSLSEKTLQRYKNQYSGVFYQRYILGEWVLAEGLVYQQFNKDKHIVEEVPTRGIYYLSIDYGIVNPFACLLWCINGNTAYCIDEYYYDHNDHNGRKRTDEEHYKAIHDMAKGYNIELVVIDPSATSFKETINRYGIYDVINAKNDVISGISNCMTLLDTDYIKISSRCENFIEEFGLYSWDEDSLEDAVIKASDHCEDSFRYFVNTILIHEFDHLNWGKQS; translated from the coding sequence ATGATAAGTAACAAACAATTAGAGATTTTAAAATTCCCTTACGAAGAAGAATACGACAGCATAATTTGTAGTGGCGCTATAAGAAGTGGTAAAACTTCCTGGCTTGTTGTTGCTTTTATTGATTGGGCAATGAGTAACTATAATAACAAACTGTTTGGGATATGTGGTAAAACTGTTGATAGTGCTATAAAAAACATTATAGTACCTTATCTTAGTTTATATTATGCTAAACAAAAATATGGTTTAAAGTGGAGAAAAAGTGATAAATTGCTGACAATTACTAAAGGCAATATAACGAATACATTTGAAGTATTTGGTGGCAAAGATGAAAGCAGTTTCGCTTTAATTCAAGGGCGTACTTTAGCTGGCGTATTTTTAGATGAAGTTGTACTTCAACCACAATCTTTTGTTAATCAAGCTTTGTCTAGATGTTCTGTTGACGGCGCTAGATATTGGTTTAGTTGTAACCCCGATAGTCCTAATCATTGGTTTTATAATGAGTGGATAAAGAAAGCTAAAGAAAGAAATTCTAAATATCTACATTTTACTTTAGATGACAACCCTAGCTTGAGTGAAAAAACATTACAAAGGTATAAAAATCAATATAGTGGTGTTTTTTATCAACGTTACATTTTAGGAGAATGGGTTCTTGCAGAGGGACTTGTTTATCAACAGTTTAATAAGGATAAGCATATCGTTGAAGAAGTGCCTACAAGAGGAATATATTACTTATCTATAGACTATGGTATAGTTAATCCTTTTGCTTGTTTATTATGGTGTATTAACGGCAATACAGCTTATTGCATTGATGAGTACTATTATGACCATAACGACCATAATGGGCGTAAAAGAACAGATGAAGAACACTACAAGGCTATTCACGATATGGCTAAAGGTTATAATATTGAATTAGTAGTTATTGACCCTAGTGCTACTTCTTTCAAAGAGACTATAAACAGATATGGAATTTATGATGTAATAAATGCTAAAAATGATGTTATAAGTGGTATTAGTAACTGTATGACACTTTTAGATACAGACTATATAAAGATTAGTAGTAGATGTGAAAACTTTATCGAAGAATTTGGATTATATAGCTGGGACGAAGATAGCCTAGAAGACGCAGTTATCAAGGCTTCAGACCATTGCGAAGACAGCTTTCGCTACTTTGTGAACACAATTTTGATACACGAATTTGACCACTTGAATTGGGGTAAACAAAGTTAG
- a CDS encoding transposase: MEVIAKGKYEYWLNEEGLLKIEDWARQGLTDEQIAVKMAISTTTLYAWKNKYTEISETLKKGKEIVDIQVENALLKRALGYTTTEKKVKKEYGEITEEITITKEIPPDPTSAIFWLKNRRPEQWREKREVEQNTNQNTEVDEFSKTILDFVKGQKNDK; the protein is encoded by the coding sequence GTGGAGGTTATTGCAAAAGGCAAATATGAATACTGGTTAAATGAAGAGGGACTTTTAAAGATTGAAGATTGGGCTAGACAAGGCTTAACAGATGAACAGATAGCTGTGAAAATGGCAATAAGTACAACAACTTTATATGCTTGGAAAAATAAATATACGGAGATTTCGGAGACCTTAAAAAAAGGCAAGGAAATAGTGGATATTCAAGTAGAAAATGCACTTCTAAAAAGGGCTTTAGGTTATACTACTACTGAAAAAAAGGTTAAAAAAGAATATGGTGAAATAACTGAAGAAATAACCATAACTAAAGAAATACCACCAGACCCTACTTCAGCTATTTTCTGGTTAAAAAATAGGCGACCAGAACAATGGCGAGAAAAAAGAGAAGTTGAACAAAATACTAACCAAAATACAGAAGTTGATGAGTTTAGCAAAACTATTTTAGATTTTGTAAAGGGGCAAAAAAATGATAAGTAA
- a CDS encoding DnaA ATPase domain-containing protein yields the protein MNQAIKDKLQVIQQLINQQPTRNSENLHHTEHLGVKNCPICKGDGIIFIAENGKAYSKYCSCLQKKMSQERFSKTEIANKDSYTFKNFKAVEEWQKNILRQAIDYVSKFKDNWFYIGGQVGAGKTHICTAILRNIGELNNISYMYIKCDEELEKLKQLTYGKQEKQEEYSNIMYRLKNTGLLFIDDFFRKEPTEADKAKMFDIINFRYLNNKPCIFSSEKSLLSILDIDEAIGSRIFEKAKIFNIEIGKDMKKNYRLKI from the coding sequence ATGAATCAAGCAATAAAGGACAAGCTACAAGTAATACAACAACTAATCAATCAACAACCTACGAGGAACTCAGAGAACTTACATCACACGGAACATTTAGGTGTTAAAAATTGTCCTATATGCAAAGGAGATGGAATTATTTTTATAGCTGAAAATGGAAAGGCTTATTCAAAATATTGTTCTTGCTTACAGAAAAAAATGTCTCAAGAAAGATTTTCTAAAACAGAAATAGCTAACAAGGATAGTTATACATTTAAAAATTTTAAAGCAGTAGAAGAATGGCAAAAAAATATATTAAGACAAGCAATAGATTATGTTTCAAAGTTTAAAGATAATTGGTTTTACATAGGAGGACAAGTTGGAGCAGGAAAAACTCATATATGTACAGCTATTCTTAGAAATATAGGAGAGTTAAACAACATCAGCTATATGTACATAAAATGTGATGAAGAACTTGAAAAACTAAAACAGTTAACTTATGGAAAACAAGAAAAGCAAGAAGAATATAGCAATATTATGTATAGATTAAAAAATACAGGGTTACTTTTTATTGATGACTTTTTTAGGAAAGAGCCTACAGAAGCAGATAAGGCTAAAATGTTTGATATAATTAATTTTAGATATTTAAATAATAAGCCTTGCATCTTCTCTAGCGAAAAGTCTTTATTAAGCATATTAGATATTGATGAAGCAATAGGGAGTAGAATATTTGAAAAGGCTAAAATTTTTAATATTGAAATAGGCAAAGATATGAAAAAGAATTATAGGTTGAAGATTTAG
- a CDS encoding DnaD domain-containing protein, producing MAERRMFAKSIIDSDSFIDMPTSSRLLYYDLSMRADDDGFVNSPKKIMRMTGASDDDLKLLVAKKFLIPFESGVVVIKHWKIHNYIRNDRYKETIHLEEKALLSTTENKEYTLDTVGIPDDIPLGDAGKVRLGKGSIGKDSGSIVEYDNHHHNPKSYVQKYMKVFPTCSSLEIEKLISYEDDGMEDGVICMAIDEAINNNVRKLKYITVILDNWLSNNIKTVIQLEAYKKERSKQNESSNKGQATSNTTTNQSTTYEELRELTSHGTFRC from the coding sequence ATGGCAGAAAGAAGAATGTTTGCAAAATCTATAATTGACAGTGATAGCTTTATAGATATGCCAACAAGTAGTAGATTATTGTATTATGATTTATCAATGAGAGCAGATGATGACGGATTTGTTAATAGCCCTAAAAAAATAATGAGAATGACAGGGGCCAGTGATGATGATTTAAAACTATTAGTCGCTAAAAAATTCTTAATACCATTTGAAAGTGGAGTAGTAGTTATTAAGCATTGGAAGATACATAACTATATTAGAAATGATAGGTATAAAGAGACTATACACCTAGAAGAAAAGGCACTTTTAAGCACTACAGAAAACAAGGAGTACACATTGGATACAGTTGGTATACCAGATGACATACCATTGGGAGACGCAGGTAAGGTTAGGTTAGGTAAGGGTAGTATAGGTAAGGATAGTGGTAGTATAGTAGAATATGACAACCACCACCACAACCCTAAATCTTATGTTCAAAAATATATGAAAGTATTTCCGACTTGTTCTAGTTTAGAAATAGAAAAATTAATAAGTTATGAAGATGATGGAATGGAAGATGGAGTTATTTGTATGGCTATTGATGAAGCTATAAATAACAATGTTAGAAAGTTAAAGTACATAACTGTTATATTGGATAACTGGTTAAGCAATAACATAAAAACTGTTATTCAGTTAGAAGCCTACAAAAAAGAAAGGAGTAAACAAAATGAATCAAGCAATAAAGGACAAGCTACAAGTAATACAACAACTAATCAATCAACAACCTACGAGGAACTCAGAGAACTTACATCACACGGAACATTTAGGTGTTAA
- a CDS encoding LIM domain-containing protein, whose product MSKKAKDICVICEKKFKTGETYFPVRNKLICKECYKLINPLGIH is encoded by the coding sequence ATGAGTAAAAAAGCTAAAGATATATGTGTAATTTGTGAGAAGAAATTTAAAACAGGAGAAACTTATTTTCCAGTGCGAAATAAATTGATATGTAAAGAATGTTATAAATTGATAAATCCATTAGGGATACATTAG
- a CDS encoding DUF1064 domain-containing protein → MRKYNKYGNRKVTIDNITFDSKKEAKRYQELKLIEKAGLITNLTLQPKFLLQDKFKYKNKTYRKIEYIADFSYVRAKDDILVIEDVKGLKTDVYRLKEKMFLKMMINKGLKFEFNVI, encoded by the coding sequence ATGAGAAAATACAACAAATATGGTAACAGAAAAGTTACTATTGATAACATAACCTTTGACAGTAAGAAAGAAGCGAAACGTTATCAAGAACTTAAATTAATAGAAAAAGCGGGGTTAATAACTAACCTTACTTTACAACCAAAGTTTTTATTGCAAGATAAATTTAAATATAAAAACAAGACCTATCGTAAAATTGAATATATTGCCGATTTTAGCTATGTTAGGGCTAAAGATGATATTTTAGTTATTGAAGATGTAAAAGGGCTTAAAACGGACGTATATAGGCTTAAAGAAAAGATGTTTTTAAAGATGATGATAAATAAAGGATTAAAATTTGAATTTAATGTGATTTAA
- a CDS encoding single-stranded DNA-binding protein: protein MNKVQLIGRLTKDPEIKYTQSKESLAVTRFSVAVNRKYKKDSEQEVDFINCVSFGKQAEFVNNYFKKGQQIAIAGKIQTGSYKDNNGNTKYTFDVVTEEVEFCGGKTEEKNTQEVVEDDDYYIVDENIDDDNLPF from the coding sequence ATGAATAAAGTACAATTAATCGGACGACTTACAAAAGACCCAGAAATAAAATATACACAAAGCAAAGAGTCTTTAGCAGTTACACGTTTTAGTGTAGCTGTTAATAGAAAATATAAAAAGGATAGTGAACAAGAAGTTGACTTTATAAATTGTGTTTCTTTTGGTAAACAAGCAGAATTTGTAAATAATTATTTTAAAAAAGGACAACAAATAGCTATTGCAGGAAAAATACAGACAGGTAGTTATAAAGATAATAACGGTAACACAAAATATACTTTTGATGTTGTTACAGAAGAAGTAGAATTTTGCGGTGGTAAAACAGAAGAAAAAAATACTCAAGAGGTAGTGGAAGATGATGATTATTATATAGTAGATGAGAATATAGATGATGATAATTTACCATTTTAG
- a CDS encoding MBL fold metallo-hydrolase, which produces MINYNILSSGSNGNATIINDNILIDCGVPFKKIKGYHKKIQLVLLTHIHSDHFNKTTLKNLALERPTVRFGCGKWLVNDLLALGINKANIDVYDMNKTYNYGSFKIIPFFLKHNVENCGYKIHFNNFKLFYATDCNNLNGIEAKNYDLYMVEANYTEKGIKERIKQKELNGEYVYEYNSLKNHLSKEKADDFIYSNIGYNSQFIYMHINKEECYE; this is translated from the coding sequence TTGATAAATTATAATATTTTAAGTAGTGGAAGTAACGGAAATGCCACTATTATAAATGATAACATATTAATTGATTGTGGTGTCCCCTTTAAAAAAATAAAGGGGTATCACAAAAAAATACAACTTGTTTTATTAACTCATATACATAGCGACCATTTTAATAAAACAACACTTAAAAACTTAGCTTTAGAACGTCCTACAGTACGTTTTGGTTGTGGTAAATGGTTAGTTAATGATTTATTAGCTTTAGGTATAAATAAAGCAAACATAGATGTTTATGATATGAATAAAACATATAATTATGGTTCATTTAAAATTATACCTTTTTTTCTAAAACATAATGTTGAAAATTGTGGATACAAAATTCATTTTAATAATTTTAAATTATTTTACGCAACAGACTGTAATAATTTAAACGGTATAGAAGCTAAAAACTATGATTTATATATGGTTGAAGCTAATTACACTGAAAAAGGTATAAAGGAACGTATAAAACAAAAAGAATTAAACGGAGAGTACGTATATGAATATAACTCTTTAAAAAATCATTTAAGCAAAGAAAAAGCTGATGACTTTATATACAGTAATATCGGGTATAACAGTCAATTTATATATATGCATATTAACAAGGAGGAGTGTTATGAATAA
- a CDS encoding recombinase RecT, with amino-acid sequence MSNQVQKSKFSVAIQTTDIQKLMLDTLGDRKKVQSFITNISSAVIANPELQKCNAKSIIGAGLLGETLNLKTGVLGQYYLIPFDKKVKVPKETGGYEWKVVDSNAQFILGYKGYLQLAIRSGYYKKIVVTEIKEGELIKFNPLEEEIEVKLIEDFDKREQAKTIGYYGMFEFVNGFRKAIYWSKKQMETHADKHSQAFNLESLRKLENNQIPEKELYKYSSNWYKNFDEMGKKTILRQLFSKYGMLSTELQQAIEFEDSSINIENGSFLRETPENIPDAPEIIDDPTPTEIVNETEQINFDKL; translated from the coding sequence ATGAGTAATCAAGTTCAAAAAAGTAAATTTAGTGTAGCTATTCAAACTACAGATATTCAAAAATTAATGTTAGATACTTTAGGAGATAGAAAAAAAGTACAAAGTTTTATCACAAATATAAGTTCAGCAGTAATTGCTAATCCAGAATTACAAAAATGTAATGCAAAATCTATTATTGGAGCAGGACTTTTAGGAGAAACTTTAAACTTAAAAACAGGTGTATTAGGGCAGTATTATCTTATACCTTTTGATAAAAAAGTTAAAGTACCTAAAGAAACGGGTGGTTATGAATGGAAAGTTGTAGACAGTAATGCACAATTTATATTGGGATATAAGGGTTACTTACAGTTAGCTATTAGAAGTGGTTACTATAAAAAAATAGTTGTAACAGAAATAAAAGAGGGGGAACTTATCAAGTTTAATCCTTTAGAAGAAGAAATTGAAGTTAAACTTATAGAAGATTTTGACAAAAGGGAACAAGCTAAAACAATAGGTTATTATGGTATGTTTGAATTTGTGAATGGCTTTAGAAAAGCAATTTATTGGAGCAAAAAACAAATGGAAACACATGCAGACAAGCATTCACAAGCTTTTAATTTAGAGAGTTTAAGAAAATTAGAAAATAATCAAATACCAGAAAAAGAACTGTATAAATACTCTTCTAATTGGTATAAAAACTTTGATGAGATGGGCAAGAAAACGATATTAAGACAATTATTTTCAAAATACGGAATGTTGTCAACTGAACTTCAACAAGCTATTGAATTTGAAGACAGTTCTATAAATATAGAAAATGGTTCGTTTTTACGAGAAACTCCAGAAAATATACCAGATGCACCAGAAATTATAGATGACCCAACGCCAACTGAAATAGTTAATGAAACGGAGCAGATAAATTTTGATAAATTATAA
- a CDS encoding DUF1351 domain-containing protein, with the protein MSEIIQIKQLPIIEERLKELETTIKQKTDTALSLVVTEDTFKEIKKTRAELNKEFKELEDLRKKIKSQVLKPYEDFEKVYKEVTGHYNIADRELAKRIKDVELALKDEKEQEVRLYFEEYKANLGLQYEFITYEKANLNITLTASLKSLKEKVKEFLDKSNNDIQVIKNMVHSDDLMFEYSKSLDLTNSMLIVNERKKTIEEQQKVKELAEQKEKEKQETVKKVEEVQKELAPPIIQEEKEKEYKVTFTVIGTKEKLRQLKEFLNNGGYKYE; encoded by the coding sequence ATGAGTGAAATTATACAGATAAAACAATTACCTATTATTGAAGAAAGATTAAAAGAATTAGAAACTACAATAAAACAAAAAACAGATACAGCTTTATCTTTAGTTGTTACAGAAGATACTTTTAAAGAAATTAAGAAAACTAGAGCAGAGCTTAATAAAGAATTTAAGGAACTTGAAGATTTAAGAAAAAAAATAAAATCACAAGTTCTTAAACCTTACGAAGATTTTGAAAAAGTATATAAAGAGGTAACAGGACACTACAATATTGCAGATAGAGAACTAGCAAAAAGAATAAAAGATGTAGAACTAGCTTTAAAAGATGAAAAAGAACAAGAAGTTAGACTATATTTTGAAGAATATAAAGCAAACTTAGGTTTACAATATGAATTTATTACATATGAAAAAGCAAATCTAAACATTACTTTAACAGCTAGTTTAAAAAGTCTTAAAGAAAAGGTTAAAGAATTTTTAGATAAGTCAAATAATGATATTCAAGTTATTAAAAATATGGTACATAGTGATGATTTAATGTTCGAATATTCTAAAAGTTTAGATTTAACTAATTCAATGTTAATAGTTAATGAGAGAAAAAAAACTATTGAAGAACAACAAAAAGTAAAAGAATTAGCAGAGCAAAAAGAAAAAGAAAAACAAGAAACTGTTAAAAAAGTTGAAGAGGTACAAAAAGAACTAGCACCACCTATTATACAGGAAGAGAAAGAAAAAGAATATAAAGTAACTTTCACAGTTATAGGAACAAAGGAAAAGTTAAGACAATTAAAAGAATTTTTAAATAATGGAGGATATAAGTATGAGTAA
- a CDS encoding ORF6C domain-containing protein, translated as MNDIELFKNESFGEIRTLLVNDEVWFVGKDVASALGYERPDNAIRSHIDEEDKLMHQISASGQNRNMTIINESGLYSLILSSKLPQAKEFKRWVTNEILPTIRKTGVYTIQPKTPMQLLELEFQAIKEVDNKVEEVKQDLENFKQDMPLLALEIDKIKNARNRTAVNVLGGKDSNAYKNRSLRSKVYQDMSREIKRQFGVETYKAIKRNQCDKVIEIIKSYVPPMYLLQEIENENLQLAI; from the coding sequence ATGAACGACATAGAATTATTCAAAAACGAAAGTTTTGGAGAAATTAGAACTTTACTTGTTAATGATGAAGTTTGGTTTGTTGGTAAAGATGTGGCTAGTGCCTTAGGATATGAAAGACCTGACAATGCTATTAGAAGCCATATAGATGAAGAGGATAAGCTAATGCATCAAATTAGTGCATCAGGTCAAAATCGTAATATGACTATCATAAACGAAAGTGGTTTATATTCGCTTATCTTATCAAGCAAATTACCACAAGCAAAAGAATTTAAACGTTGGGTAACAAATGAAATTTTGCCAACCATAAGAAAGACTGGTGTATACACAATACAACCCAAAACACCAATGCAATTACTAGAACTTGAATTTCAAGCAATAAAGGAAGTTGATAATAAAGTAGAAGAAGTAAAACAAGATTTAGAGAATTTTAAACAAGATATGCCTTTATTAGCTTTAGAAATAGATAAGATAAAAAATGCTAGAAATAGAACAGCAGTAAATGTTTTAGGTGGAAAAGATAGTAATGCATATAAAAATAGGTCTTTGAGAAGTAAAGTATATCAAGATATGTCAAGAGAAATAAAAAGACAATTCGGTGTTGAAACATATAAAGCTATAAAAAGAAATCAATGTGATAAAGTTATAGAAATTATAAAATCATATGTCCCACCAATGTATTTACTTCAAGAGATAGAAAATGAAAATTTACAACTTGCTATTTAA
- a CDS encoding helix-turn-helix domain-containing protein, translated as MARINNVAFQNLRAEMARNQVTIKEMSDYLGISRDTLANKLSMRRQINLDEALLLSRKFFPDSTLNYLFEELDSSVAKTS; from the coding sequence ATGGCTAGAATAAATAATGTAGCATTTCAAAATTTAAGAGCAGAAATGGCTCGTAATCAAGTAACTATTAAAGAAATGTCTGATTATTTAGGAATTTCGAGAGATACATTAGCTAATAAATTATCAATGAGAAGACAAATAAATTTAGATGAGGCACTATTGCTATCAAGAAAATTTTTTCCAGATTCAACTTTAAATTATTTGTTTGAAGAATTAGATAGTTCCGTCGCTAAGACATCTTAA